Genomic segment of Apium graveolens cultivar Ventura chromosome 7, ASM990537v1, whole genome shotgun sequence:
TCTAAATTGTTTTAAGCTAAGCTTGTTTCTTCTATGCCCATCTGGTAATCACTTATTTGCCCATCTGGCAATCAGCCCGTATGGCTTTTATTTGTCTGTCTGACACGTCATTTATTTGCCCGTCTGACACTACAAACTTGCCCGTCTGGCACTACTAACTTGCCCGTCTGGCACTACTAACTTGCCCGTCTGGCACCTTAAGTTTCACAATATCAGAAGCCCATTTGGCTTTCTTCCTCTTCACTTCCTGTGAATTAGACCACAATCCTCCTGACCAGTCCGTCAACCTCACCCTTGTGCCCCTGCAATACCATTAACCTTGAACTCATCTTCCCATTTTTCTCTGCTATATTCTGTCCAGTCTATACATACACAGGTAATATATATGTATACTCATATGGACAACCAGCACCATTATTCTATCTTCCGTGATTTTTTCTTTCTCGGTTAATTGCAAATAGACATACATCACATCACATGCACAACAGCTCCTGGACAACAACAATATGTTGCTTTCTTACTACCATCACTTTCTCACAGATACCACCACCCCTTTGTTAATAACAAAATCATTGTTCTCGTCTACTCCTGTTTCTGAGGCTTCTCTCGGGACTTCTTTCCATCCTTTGACCTTCTCACCTGAAGCTTCTTCTCGAAAAACAAATTATTATGCCACAAAGATCGGTAGCTCGGATACCATGTTAAAAATAGAAGACGTACTAGAATGATAACTGCATAATAAACATGATGAAAAATTAATATGTACAATACCGAAATGCTCTCTAGGACTACATTGTATTATCTTCTAAtttctctaagaaaacaaattaCATGCTGCAAATAAATAAGCAAAGTACAGGGTACGTGATACTAAACTGCTGCTACAAACTAGGAACTATATTAGCCACTTCCCAGACTATTTCAACTACTAAATAAACTTCACTACCTCCTATAATCTCTCCACTAAGAGGTTGACTACTTCATGCTGCTATATCTGATACAGCAACGATTATTATTTTCAAACActaaacaaaaacaaaaacataGGCCCATCAACTTAACCAAATCCCAAACAGTTTAGATTAGAATCCAACATTATAATCATTAATCCATTATTTCATTTTAATagtttttacaaaaaaaaatcagtgttGGACTTGAGTTCAAACTTGATCATTGTTCTTAATTTGGAACTGAAGATCCTACCTTGCTTCATTACTTCAGTACTTGTTAGTTCATCTATCCAGGTTTCATTTTCTCATAAGTCTCATGCCTGTTACTTTAGTGCAAAATCTGGTAGCTGCTTTAGTGCAAAATATGTTTACTAAAAAGTATACATCTGATAAtgacaaaagaaaaagaaaagagaaagatgaagaaaaaatTAAGCCACTAAAGGGATCTCTTGAAAAACTTTGGAAGAAAGCCAAAAAACCTAACGTGTCTATTGAAAAAGTAGAGTCTGGCATTGTCGAAAAAGAGTTGTCTCAAGTTCAGAATACTTTTACACAAGAACACGATGTAATTATGAAGAGTGTGAGAACGAGATAACTGAACAAGAAATCGAAGTGATTAAAAATATGGTTATTGAAAATAGGGAAGACACTAGTACTAGAGAGTTTGGTCCTCCAACTTTGAATATTTAATGTCCTCGGGTATGGGATGGATTAGATAGTAAAATGGGGGATTTGCTAGTTGAAAATGGGCCTATTAGAGAAAATATGATTAAATTTCCCAACGATAAATGTAGTCGGGGGTTTTCAACCTATTATTATGATCAAAAATTAAGAAATGGTGAACTTGTCGATAGAAAATGGTTAGTTTACTCAAAAGAATTGAATAAAATATTCTGCTTTTGTTGTAAAGTGGTAAATAAATGCTCGTTCTAAAAGCAATTTAGCAAGTGTTGAAATAGATGATTGGGTACATTTAGGTGAAAAGCTTAAGCAACACGAAGATAGTCTTGAACATCTTACCAACCTTAGGGCGTGGGCCGAACTCCAAGTTAGATTAAAAACAAATCAAACCATTGATAATGAATTGCAAGAGCAAATTAAAAAAGATACTGAACATTGGAAGCATGTTATGATCAGAATAATTGATGTTATTAAAACGCCTTGCAATTAATAATCTTGTATTTCATggaaaaaatgaaaaaatattTGAAGATTCGAATGATTTTTTGGGTTTTCTTAAGTCAATAGTTGAGTTTGATCAAATATTGAAACACCATTTCAGACTCATTCAAGATAAGGACATTCACTATCATTATCTTAGTCACAAAATACAAAATGATTTGATAGTAATGTTGGCTTCTAGTGTAAAGAGTGtaatattaaagaaaataaaaaaagccaAATACTTTTAAGTAattcttgtttgcactcttgatgCAAACCGTATGGAACAAATGACTTTGGTGACTAAATGTATTGATGTTGTGAGTCACCCTGTAAAATTTGAAGAGTATTTCCTAGAGTTTTTAAATGTGGAAAATACTTTCGTGTTGGGCCTGTTTGGTAAGTTAGAAATTGCTCTTAAATCTCTTGATTTAAATATCAATGATGTGCGGGGACAAGGATACGATAATGGTTCTAATATGAGGGGAAACACCAAGGTGTTGAAAAAAGATTACTTGATGTTAATCCTAGAGCTTTTTACATGTCTTGTGGTTGTCTTTCTCTTAACTTGATACTCTCTGATATGGCAAATTCTTGTGTGAAAGGTAAATCTTTTTCGGAGCATGTCAAGCTATATATAATGTGTTTACTAATTCCACCAAGAGATTGAATCTATTACTTGAATATGCTGATGATTTGACTTTAAAATCCTTATGTGTGACAAGATAGGAAAGTCAAATCGAAAGTGTAAAGGTATAAGAACACAAGCTCCAAAAATAAGAGATGCTTTAATAAAATTAGCTGAAGTTTCTGATgacccaaaaatatgttggtatgCTGAAAAATTGGCCTCGAATGAATTTTCAAGTTTTGAATTTATATTGAGTTTGATTATTTGGCATGATATTTTGCACAAAATTAATTTGGTGAGCAAGAATTTGCAATCTGAAGATATGTTTCTTGATGTTGCTATTGCAAGTTTAAAAGGGCTGGTTTCTTTTTTTGAGAAATATAGAGAAAATAGGTTTACATCAGTTATGACTGATGCTAAAAAACTTGCTAATGAAATGGATATTGAATCATTTTTTCTTATAAAGTGTAGTATTAAAAGAAATAGACAATTTGATGACAATTCTCACACCGAAAGGAAACAACAATCTGCCTTGGAAAAGTATAGAACTGATTATTTTCTTATACTAGTGGATATGGAACTTTCTCAGCTGAAGATAAGATTCGAACAAATGAAACTTTTTGAGTctgtttttgtttttttgtttgaTGCATCCCGCCTGATTTCTTTTGACGATGAAGGATTAAAAAATTGTTGTATAAAACTTGAGAAAAACCTTGACTCATGGTGATGATTGTGATGTTGATGCAAAACGGTTTCTTTCAGAATTACAAATCTTACCAAAGATACTTCCAAATGTAGCATAAGAATGTGAAACACCATGAAATTCTCTCACAGTCTTAGAATTTGCGAAGAAGATGGACATGTTTCCAAATATTTTAGTTGGTTATCGGATTTTAATAACTATACCTTTTACTCTGCCATATGCAGAGAGTTTTTCAAAGTTAAAgttaattaaatcttattttcAGACAAGTATGAGTCTAGAGAGATTGAATGGATTGGCGATTTTGGGTATTGTGAAAAATCCAGTGAAAAATATTGATTTGGAGCATATAGTCGCTGATTTTGCTTCTAAAAATGCAAGAAGAGGGCACTTTAGATGAGTATTGATGTGTTGTAGGTTTCAAATTTTAGTTTTTATCCTGATGAAGAAAAGCAAgacttaaatatatataattttgttattTATGATGTACTTCTGCCACTTTTTATGTTTATAAAATATCATTTGCTTTACTGTATTCAATTGTAAATTTCTTTGAATTTTTTCTTTTCTATTCATATTAGTAATTTTCTCTAAAAGGGCTCTTAAAAAAATATTTCGCACTAGGCCAACCAAAAGTCACAGGGTTGGCCCTGACAAAAATTAacagtttttttaaaatattttaagttataaatatgtatattttgtaAAATACTTCCACTAAAATAGTGCCCCCATAATGTTAGTAAATATCTTATCATTTgagttatatttaattttatttagaaTTATATGATTATAAGTTGGATATTAAATagttaaaatactaatttttaatatttaaatatgaaaaaaaattcaaaaacagtagcaaaaatgataaataaaatttaaatttgaacCATCCATCCGAGTCCCTGGATCGGCCGCAGCTGATCATAGACGTAAAGTCGCTAGTGCATATACAAATCTTCTAGACACTTGTAATTTTATTGGCAGACAATATAAACAAAACTTCAACCGTGCACATATAATCGTCTTCATTCCAAGTCTATTTCATCCTCTCGTCTCTTTTAATCTTTTTTGTCCCACATTATCTCTTCTAGTCAATATTTTGACGGACAAGCATCTAAAATTAtactaatatatatttataatatctCTCGGTTTCATCTTATTAACATATATTCTTGTGCCAATCACCAAGAAATAGCAAAGATgcataatttttttgttatattttgTAGCTGAACACAATATTTTATATTGGAACTTTAATATGAGAcattttaatcaattaaatatgTAAAATGAATgtttaattaaatcaattaaataaCTTGTTAGGCCGGTCAAAAGCAAGTCTTCTAAGGGTACTTGATTGATTTTATTCTTGTTTGTCACGTATCCTAAATTGTTTGTTTCTGGTTCCATGCATGATGCATGTATCATCTACTGTATACATTTGTTATTATGTGTACGTTTGTGTATCGATGCCCAACCAAACAGGAGAGGACAAAATTAGCTCTTGTTACTTGTTGGTTATTTTTCCAATTGAATTTTATTGAGTTTAAATTAGTAAACATTGCTATTGgttatatacttatatatataagCAACTGAAACTTGTAAGTAAATACTTCAAAACTGCATTTTAAAGCAGAAACTCATGTCATAGCTTGAACATTATACTTGACCATGATGACAAAGGTAATTTGGTAATGTATGTTCATGATTACAAACAACTCATATACGTATTTGACTGCATGATGTTCAACTAAAACCAGGCCAACAAAATCAATCGGAAACAAAACAAGTAGATAATAAGGTGTTAGAGAAAAATTCAATCAATATTTTATACCATTCAATATTCAACAGATGTGATATATATTAGCTGATTATTATTTGGGTATTCCCGTATATACATGATATGACAAATTTTTTCGGAGACATAAATATTATTTACGATAAATTTAATCTTAACCATCCCTTTTTAATATATATTTCATGTTGAAAAGCCCAAAATTTCTTAGTCGTAAGTTTTCCGTCAGAAATAGGTTAGTGTGGATTGGGCTTGGGCATATATGTGCATAGAGCATACAGTTGGAATATGCAGATATTAACCTAAATAGTGTAAGTTTATCAACGCCATTAATCTATGgtatttcattttcaaatcaatTGCAACTAGTCTTTTACTCCTACAACTTTTGTTAGGAGGCATTCAAACTTGTAGCATTTAAATTGATGTCTTCTAATGTATTCTTTGACTGTAATAACTAATTTGGGGTCTTTAGAATGACAAACAAGCATAAGCTGTTCAACTCAATAATGGGTAGAACTATCACTCTTGTGTTCAAAGGCAAATTAAGACAACTGGGACCATATCTCTACTCACTTGAATGTCCTTGTCTTCTTGATTAGTTGTAAATAGAGACTCGGAGTACCTCAGTTTATCAATTGTACGGGATTAAGCTCTGCATCAACATTATGTCATGTGGAAATTTTTGTGTATTTTTTAGCATCCACGAGTACATACCTTTGAGATATCGTAAGGAGACATATAAATTTTTAGTTATTGTTAGACGTGACCGCAAATACAAATTTTTACGTGAACAAATTTTTGTACAAGGTAGAGATAAGATTGAGTTCATGTAATTCTCACAATTTTTTAATTTTCGGGACCTTATCTAACCAtaatttttttacaatttttaaCACAAGTTTTTAGACGTGACCGCATGTCATACTTATGATCTAACCATAAGTTTCCAGTCTCGAATGGTAGCTTTGGTTTTCAAATTGAAATAATGAACTTATTTCGGAGTGAGATATTTGATCTTCGAAATGGGATAATAAACTTATTTCGGAGTGGTATATTCTCGAGTACGCTCGATTTAGTTTAATTTGAGGCATCCAGGTCGAATTTGTACGTGTTGTAAGACATACACAAATAACGATGGTTATCTGAATATTTTGTGTTGTAATACTTTTGGCCTCACTTTCTCATCTTTTGCCATATATTCCTCTGTGTCCTCTCTTTTTTTTCCCTTTATGACATAGTGTTTGTGAGTAAGAAGCTCAAACAAACCAACTCTCTTATCTCAGCTCGCGGCCTTTTGTTGCCAAACAATACTAAAGCTGCACATAAAATCATCAACTTTTACTCATTCGTTGCCTCTCTTGACTCCTGTGATCTCACATTGACTCAAGATTCTAAATTCAGAACAATAGTTCCCTACATAATATCTTGCCTATGCCATATCTGTCCATACTTCACATATAAGTCTTTGCAACCAATTAAGTTCTTAGATTTGCAAAATAATCAAAAACCATCTAGAGCTAATATTTTCTTCATTTCTCTCGTTAAATTATCTCGAATGGTCATTCCAGACTTCTTCGTGTGCCCAATAAGCCTAGACTTGTTTAGAGATCCGGTGACTCTATGCACTGGCCAAACATATGAGAGGTCCAGCATAGAGAAATGGCTTGCCACTGGTAATATGATTTGTCCTGTTACAATGCAGAAGCTTCATGATCCACTGCTGGTTCCCAATCACACTCTTCGAAACTTGATCGACCAATGGCTTCAAAAGGGTCATTATCTAGGCACAAATGAGTTGAGTATAATAGCTCCTGGTTTCTCCTTAGTTTCAATCAGGCAAAAATTTGAGTCACGTGAGGCCAGTTTGGAAAACAAGCTTGACTTGCTATCAGAAATCGAAAAGTCATCACAAGAACATCCTGACAAGATCTACGGTTTGATCCAGTCAGGCCTAGTCTCATTACTTCTAGAACTAGTTTTTGGGAAAGGCGAGGGAAATTTGAAATTTGTGGAGAAAACACTTGTATGTGCTCTCAAGTTGTTACCATTTAGTGATGCAAGATCACTAAATATCCTCGAAGAAGAGTCTAAATTTGCGCGACTTGTGCATTTATTTGATCATGGCAATCTTGTTATCAAGAAGAGCTTGTGCCACTTGCTAGTGGAGGCAATCTCATCATCTTTGTATACCAAAGACTTCTGTATTGCAGTTGGGAATGAACTGCCGCTTTTGCGAGAAATGGTTAATCTTGTATTTCATGAAAACAACTATGCCTCTGAAGCTGGGATCAAATCAATATCAGCATTGTGTTGTTATGAATCAAATAAAGAGAACGTGGTACGTGTTGGTGTGATTCAGCGTCTTGTAACGTACATTTCAAGGCCAAAAAAACACGAAAAACTGATGGTATCCGAGGCAATGGCCATAATTGAAGATTTGTTACGACTAGAAAGCGCAAAAGTGGAACTAATGAATGACCCTAATGGTGTTAAAGCTCTTGTTAAGATGGTTTTTCGCATATCGGATAATGAAAACTGTGAGAGTGCTGTTAATTCACTGATGATTTTGTGTTATGATTCGTTTCGGGCACGAGATGACTCTATTTCTGCTGGAGTTTTGACTCAGTTGTTGCTGCTTCTACAGAGCCAATGTAATGAGAGGACTAAAACAAAAGCAACAATGCTGCTCAAGTTACTAACATCATACATGTGATGTGAAGAGTGTGTTAAGAAATTAATGTTGGGAATAACAAGTACACTAAAATTAAAAGATGTAAATACCCAATGAGGTTATAATCTAATAACAAAGGCCGAAGTCCTGTGCACGGTATGTTACAGGTTCGATTCATCTCCCCTTTATAATTTTTACCATTTGTGGTTCATTTGCATAAACAACTGGTAAATACTAAATAAGTAAATATggatataataaattatatatggGAAGGCTAGAGGTGATTTAGATTCAAATTTGTTATATTTATGTCAAGCATGCAGATTTTGCAAGTTGTAAAAACGAAATAATATAGTATTACGTGTTAATGTACTCACAAGAAACAAAATGTATTGTTATCAGATTTATGCATAGTATTCCCTCCGTCTCTAAAAACGTTTCCTATTTTTGTTGGACACGTTTGCTAATGCACACTTTTGaatgttaatatttttaatttcgtattagtattaaatataaaaactttattgtattaaaatactcataaatacgaattcaaCAAGATCACTTATGAGTACATTTAATTTTATTGATTAAACGTAAATTAATAGTTAATCGCTTATAATGAATAGTATTCAAAGTCAAAATAGGAAAAGTTAACGGGACAGAGGGAGTAGTAAATTTGGTCCAATCTTTTGGATAGTGATTGATGATGACATAAGTTAGATTTATAGAATGAGTTCTGGAAATGAGCTGCCATTGCATCTAGATCTAGATCTTTGAGTTTGGTACAATTTTTGGGCTTTGGTGGGAAGTGGGAACGGACAGGTTTGGTAAGGAACCAAAATTTCGGGCCTGCTTTACTTAATTTTTAACGTACTAGACAAGAATGTTTATCCGAGACCATACATATTCTCTAGGGGAGAAATCGAATATTGTAAGCCAATGAAGTGTATAAACGAAGTAAAAGAGATTACTAGTTAAATTTACCATAAACTTGCAATTTGAGTATTTCATTGACTACGTTGAAGGTCTAGGCAACCCGCATGGATCACTGATGGgaattcatatttaaattaagtCGCTAGTTTGCGCTTTTTAGACTTCTTAAACTTTATGCGAAATGAAACGTAAAAGAGTATAAAATCGAGTATAAAATCGTGCCGGGTCTTCCTTTACAATTTTAAGTTTTTAGATGGATCGGTATGGCTCGGATTAGGGAGGGACTCCGGTTCGAGTCCTCGAGTCCTCCCACCTCCATTTGTTGAATTTAATTTTGGTGTCGGTATTGATATTGGTATTAGTATTGGTTATCTAAGTTGTCGGATCAATCGGTACGAAAAGAATGGTACAATTGAGAACGAGTGTTAAATAGTATATGATCTTGTTGGAGCATTCCTCTAGAATCTTAAGATTTTAGATGAACCGATTACTTAAGATGTGTAAGTAAATAAGATATCGAGATTTAAAGGCTTCAAAATAAACATTATCTCCAGGAGACACATTAAGATGATCAGCCAGCGATGAgttacactactagaaaaacgtcaatagacatcgATTCTGGGCTGatataaaaaattttaaaaaccgatgtctaggTGGGTGTAGAGAAAAATCCCTGTTTTTACATCGATTTTAGACTGATGTGAAAGACTGCATAACACATCGTTTCTAACTAAATGATCGTTGTATTACGCGTACTAAGACATCAGTTAGTAACCGATGTGTTAAGCAAATACTCAGACATCGGTTGGTAACCGATGTAAAAAATAAGAAATAATGTCAATTGACATATGCAACAACGCTTTTGTAGATAGAAACGATGTATTAAACGTACTAAGACAACTATGAATAACCGATGTATGTGATTACATATTTAACtattatatatacacatatatatgcACCAAAAATATCAAAAAGTAAAACAAGCAGAATCAATCACATATAAAAAACCGAAACTTCGATTATCATTATCAAACTTACAAAGCATTCGAATATACAACATTGACGATATCAAAAACATAATTGTCAAATACACAACATTATAAATTTAAAATGAAATTCTTGTACTAATTGTTGTAGATAAAAAATTTTACATAAATACAACACACTAAAAGGCCTCTCCAACATCTGTAACATGTTCCATGAAAGCGCCTACGAGGGTCTAAAAAGGATGATACACTCCTACAAACACAGGCCTCCCCCGTCGATGCACCATATCTGTACATCAAATGTGAACCCTGAAGCTACAATTTCATGAAGTTCATTTCATCCCTCCCATTAGTCTCTAAACAGGTCATTTGCAATGGGCAGTAATTCTTACCATAAACAGCAAATACTTGATTTCCATCTTTAAGATCATTTATCTCACATGGCTGAAAACCatccaatttttttaaaaaggCAGTGTCAGGATCTCTAGCAGCTGTCGTCTACTTCAAATTCGACAAGAAACATCAGAAGTAATTAAACATTTGGAACTTTATGCTAAAGGAATTAAAGAAGGTTAAAGCATTgctcaaaataaaaaaaattacaatgAATCCAACACTCACGGAGTTAACTGTTTGGTCCTCAGATGTAAATAATCATACACTATCATCTCAATGGTGGTAGTGGTCATACTAGTAGAAGGATTGGTGACAGTGGTGGTCGTGCTAGCGCTAGTGCTACTACGTATATGTTTACTTAAATCTAACATGTTTCCTGGAATTTTACATTCAGAGGAAAAGGGTATCTCCCGTGTCTATAAAAGGAACCTTGTATACTTTCATCCGTATCTTGGAAATGATTCTCTAGTGATCAATTTATGTCTACCATCCCTGAAGTTGATATTTGTTACGTAGAGAAACACCTTTTTTTGGAAAATAAAACGCTGCCATAGCAGCACCAACCAAAAGCAAGGAATTGAAAATATACCAATATGATTTTATATTCACTTGTTGTTCTATTCCTAAAAAAAATTGGTACCACATACAAACTAATTTATCAAACACAGTAACTAAAAGATCCTTTTTTCTAAAAGTTTTGAACATAAATACCGTATAAGGCCACACCCTCGGTAAATTATATGACTACCTCATTGCCGATTTAAATGCCACCTTTCTTGGAAATATCCTATATTAAACATTTTTCTTCATCATTAGGAACTTCTAACATTCTCTTTTAGtaatttaatcaaataaaattaaatttatatataaaaaaacctTTCTGGGAAGAATATTAGTGAGATCTGGGAAAAAAGGCAATCTATTGGAAAAATGCACCAAGTACTTGGAGAGAAAGTAAGAAAGGCCTTACGAAGTTGAGTTAACAAGATGTACCACTCTTTGCTTGTATGTGTGGCACTGCTTTACCAAATTAACAATAACCTCTTATTTAAGTTTCTGTTACATGACATTCAAAAATTTCAGTAAGTTGTTAAAATCTTGAGAAAGAATACTACTACAGGCGCCATGATATATCAAAACACAGAGACAAATCATTCATTAATTAAGCCAGATTATAAATTCAATTATTACTTGTGGTGCTATAAGCAAAAAAAACCTGTAAACAAAAGAGTTCTACACATTGTCACTCatcatattcaattctttctcacAGTACAAAACATGAAGGAAATATCTAATATATCACTGACCTCCTTGTTCTCAGGACTTATTGTACTCAACATTTCTACAAGGACATCAATAATACCCCGTATATTCTCAATTTCTAGCTAGAACAAATAGTATTGATGAGCAAAGGTGAACTGAAATCAGCAACGGTCTGTATGGAGCTGTGTACATTAActatttatcaataataaaagtTTGATACCTGCAATCATATAACATTGGTTTACTAGGCCATCAGGCATCAACCACACAGTTATATCTATGTAGACTCGAAAGAGTCAATAGTCACTATATAATTTAGCTAACAAGTATTCACATGTAAAATCATCTCCAATAATAACTGTAAACGTGtctgttgacggaggaatctggtaacaacaaagattgaggtttctcgccggaactaagatctgtgacggtggttctttgacggaaacttaagcggtgtgtggttgattgtggttgttttaggctgagattgatcagagtaagtggtggctctcttatcagctctcaacttcttaccctctcaatgtgcctacatacccttttatatagggatcaagcctgacgtagttctcatagaacaagaagtctaatgagtttagacttcttactcctaaacccagtagaagcccatccgatatccatcttccgctagctttaggaatgtccaactatgaggcccaaccgcgaaggcccaaggctcgtccgtaatcgtaggacttcacggatagtgcatctccctgcgcaaggataacactccgctacagctatctcccttgatttacgaacgcaggtatagccacggttcaccccaagtgccagacgcgtccctgtcccccgaatgaggataacccactaGATAGCAGGataggtgatcccaagctcttgggtgcaaagtgcaggatgactccaaagttctccaacgaggacacccgttgaatacaagaacagagttcccaaagcacacaccaaagttaaccccacatccccaacgaggacacccgttgaatacaggaggaggccttcaatcatcaggcatacccctggaggccttctagcttctcacggacatccccctccttgaccgtctcaaggagggaattcttcaaagagtacctgtaacaaatacgttagtaaaaATAACTTCCATTGCTCCTCCCATGCAAGCTTTGTCCTAAACTCATCCAAAGTATATAGACCAAAAACAGGATGCGTCCTAACCTTTTGGGTGCGTCCTCACCTTTATAAATCCAACCCTGTTTCCTCATCAATCATTCCTTATAGCATGCAAAACCATAGGACGCGTCCTAGTGGAGACAAGCGCGTCCTACCTCTTTCATTGCCACAAGATCACGTTTACCAGGTAATTTTCCTAATGTTGACGCGTCAACCAAAAGTGGGCGCGTCCATATC
This window contains:
- the LOC141674742 gene encoding U-box domain-containing protein 26-like — protein: MVIPDFFVCPISLDLFRDPVTLCTGQTYERSSIEKWLATGNMICPVTMQKLHDPLLVPNHTLRNLIDQWLQKGHYLGTNELSIIAPGFSLVSIRQKFESREASLENKLDLLSEIEKSSQEHPDKIYGLIQSGLVSLLLELVFGKGEGNLKFVEKTLVCALKLLPFSDARSLNILEEESKFARLVHLFDHGNLVIKKSLCHLLVEAISSSLYTKDFCIAVGNELPLLREMVNLVFHENNYASEAGIKSISALCCYESNKENVVRVGVIQRLVTYISRPKKHEKLMVSEAMAIIEDLLRLESAKVELMNDPNGVKALVKMVFRISDNENCESAVNSLMILCYDSFRARDDSISAGVLTQLLLLLQSQCNERTKTKATMLLKLLTSYM